GAATATCAATATGTTCACCCTCGCGGCGAGCAATTTCTATAATAATGCTTACATCATCTTCCTGCCATTGTTTCTCGCCGCATGGAATTGGTTCAATGCGGTTGTCGATTCTTGCAGCTATCTTCCAAAGTAGTGTCACATCCTGACGATTGCGAGTGCCGTCAAACTTTGGCGAAACTACGATAAGATCAATATCACTCCATTCATCATTATTTCCTTTTACCTGTGAACCAAAAACAACACCAAAGGAAACATTTATTCCGCTGTTTTCAACTGCCTGAAGATATTTTATGATTATTTTTACAACAGATTCATTAACCATTGAAAAAGCTCCTCAGTTCTTTCAATATATTTATATGCTTCTTTGGTTGATGGTGGTTGTGCTAATAACTCAGGATATCTGCCCTCTATTTGGAAGATGTTAAGTTCTGCAAAAAAATCCTGTTGATCTGAATTTAAGGAAATACCTCCCAATTCAGCTAACCGGGCAAGATTATGAATTCTTGGTGCAAGATCATTTGTCTTATTGCTGATATTGGCTTTTAAAAGTTTTTCAGTGGCAAGATGAGCAAAAAACAAACCATGACGTACTTTATTATTTTCGACAAGCTGTTTTGCAGCGGCCAAATCCTCTGCTGCGCCAGCTTTCCATAAATCGATTTGTTTTTTAATATTTACCATAATTTTATTTAATTCTAAATTTACTTAGAAATTATGCAAGATAAATATCTCAAATTCTACTTACTGATAGGATATATTTGCAAGCGGTGGCGGTCTGCAATGAGCGCCTGAAGGTTGAAGCGAAATGCAGGCTGTCACCGCTCGCATATAATAAAAATAAACCGGTTATTATTTTTTCTCCAGCAGACCTTTTAAGAGATCAACCGGTATTGGCATTATTGTGGTAGTGTTGTTGTGCGATGATGAAAGCTCTACAAGGGTTTGGAGATATCTCAACTGAAGCGCGGCAGGTTGTTCCTGAATCATTCTCGCTGCATCACAGAGTTTTTCCGCTGCCTGGAATTCGCCTTCGGAGTTGATTATCTTGGCGCGTCTTTCCCTTTCCGCCTCTGCCTGCTTTGCCATTGCTCTTTGCATTTCCTGCGGAAGGTCTATGTGTTTTACTTCTACGCCGGAGACTTTGATACCCCAGCTATCGGTGCGTTTATCGAGGATCTCCTGAAGTTCATGGTTTATCTTATCGCGGTGGGATAAAAGCTCGTCAAGCTCTGACTGGCCAAGCACACTACGTAATGTTGTCTGTGCAAGCTGTGAGGTTGCATAAAGATAATTTTCAACTTCGACAACCGCCTTGTTAGGATCCATTACCCTGAAATAAACTACGGCATTGACTTTGATGGAGACATTATCTTTCGTGATTACATCCTGCGGAGGAACATCCATTGTAACTACACGCAGTCCTATCTTTACCATTGTGTCTATTACAGGGAAAACAAAAATAACACCCGGGCCTTTCCCGCCTATTATCCTGCCAAGCCTGAATATGACAGCCCTCTCATATTCCTTCAATACCTTGATTGCCATGAGAAAGTAGAGAATTACGATTATAAAAAATATGCCTATGCCCGGTATATTAGCCAACATAACGACACCTCCTGAGTTATGATTTTTTCCTTACTTTAAGGACCATTCTTTCACTTCCGGCACTTCCGGTAACCTCGATCTCGTCTCCTTTTTTTATTGGCTCATCACTTTCCGCATCCCATATCTCGCCATGAACTAATATCTTGCCATGTTCCAGTATGTCAGTATCTGCTGTTCCATGTTCTCCGATAAGCCCTTCGTAGCCTGTCTTTACAGGAGCCCTGTGCGCTCTTATAACGGCACCGACCACAAAAAAGAATATCGCCGCTATGGCAAGGGCTACAGGAATTATAACACCTAATGATATCCTGAGGAATGGATAGGGGGTGTCAATAAGCATCATAGAGCCGAGGACAAATGAGATCACGCCTCCTGTTGTAAGAAGCCCGTAGCTTGGGACATATAGTTCTATAATAAAAAGAAAAATTCCAAATATGATTAGCGCAAGCCCTGCGTAATTAATGGGAAGTGTCTGCATACCAAAGAATGCGAGGATAAGAGATATGACCCCGGCTATTCCCGGGAATATCAGCCCCGGACTTTGAAGCTCGAAGTATATTCCCACAAGACCTACAAGAAAAAGAATGTATGCGATATTCGGGTCTGATATTACGTTGAAGAATTTCTGCTGGAAGCTCATCTCAATACGAGTGATTGAAGCTCCGGTTGTATTTAGTATCCTTTCCTTTTCTTTGATTATAACTTTTCTGCCGTTTATCTTTTCAAGTAATTCTTTGGTGTCCTTGCATATCAGGTCAATTATGTTGTTCTTAAGAGCTTCTTCTGCGGTTATTGAAACGCTTTCCCTTACGGCCTTTTCAGCCCATTCCGCATTCCTGCCTCTCTGAGTTGCCATGCTCTTTATATAAGCTGCCATGTCATTTTCTATTTTTTTAAACATCGTGGATTTCTCATCTTCGCCTCCCTGCATGTTTACAGGATGTGCGGCGCCGATGTGCGTTCCCGGGGTCATTGCTGCAATATGGCTTGCGATGGTTATGAATGTGCCGGCTGAGGCTGCCCTTGCACCTCCCGGCATGACATAGACAACCACAGGCACATCCGATGCGATCATGTCTTTGATTATGAGCCTTGTTGACTCTACAAGTCCACCCGGCGTATCAAGCTCTATTACAAGACATTCTGCGCTGTCATTTGATGCCTGCTTTATTGCCTGTCCGATGAAATCTGCTGCTACCGGATTTATTATGCCGTCAATTTTTATGACATCAACAGTGCTTCCATATGTTATCTGCGGAAGCAGGGTGGTGAGAAAAAGAAATATTATAAAATAAGCTCTGTTTATATTTGTTTTCATATTTTATAAATTTAATATCTTTAAATATAGTAAGAGAAGAAGCAGAGATAGTCAATAATAGTAAATGATAGTCAACAGCAGGGATTAGAGTTAATCCTGATTTCCGATTATTTCTTTTATTCTGTAGATGGGTCTTTTTTGCGATTCAAAGTATGTCCTTGTCTGCATTTCAGCCACTATGCCAAGGCTTATTAACTGGATGCCTGTAAGCAGAAGCAGGACGCCAAGAATAAGCAAGGGGCGGTTTGCAAGCTGTATGTGGTATATAAGTTTCTGGAACGTGAGATAGGCTGAAATCACAAAACCTATGAAGAACGAAGTTAAGCCGATCCTTCCGAATATATGAAGAGGTCTTGTCTGGTAGCGCCTCAGGAAACTCACTGTGAGAAGGTCAAGGAGCACGCGCCACGTCTTCGACAGGTTATATTTACTTTTTCCATGAATGCGCGCATGGTGTTTTACAGGCATCTCTCCGATACTTGCTCCTTCAAAAGAGGCAAGGGCAGGGATGAAACGGTGAAGTTCTCCATAGAGGCAAACATCTTTTATTATTTCACGCCTGTATGCTTTCAGCGTACATCCGTAGTCATGGAGTTTTACCCCAGTTGCAATCCCTATTATCCAGTTTGCAATGGCAGAAGGAAAGTTGCGCGTAATCGGGTTGTCCTGTCTTTTGCTTCGCCAACCGCTCACAACATCATATCCTTCATCCATTTTTTTAAGAAGCGCCGGGATGTCTTTAGGGTCGTTCTGGAGGTCGCTGTCTAAAGTTATGATTATTTTACCGGTTGCATAATCAAAGCCCGCTGCAATGGCGGC
The sequence above is drawn from the Candidatus Schekmanbacteria bacterium genome and encodes:
- a CDS encoding slipin family protein produces the protein MLANIPGIGIFFIIVILYFLMAIKVLKEYERAVIFRLGRIIGGKGPGVIFVFPVIDTMVKIGLRVVTMDVPPQDVITKDNVSIKVNAVVYFRVMDPNKAVVEVENYLYATSQLAQTTLRSVLGQSELDELLSHRDKINHELQEILDKRTDSWGIKVSGVEVKHIDLPQEMQRAMAKQAEAERERRAKIINSEGEFQAAEKLCDAARMIQEQPAALQLRYLQTLVELSSSHNNTTTIMPIPVDLLKGLLEKK
- a CDS encoding glycosyltransferase family 2 protein, which codes for MNTEQKTYDLSLVIPVYNESDNIEPLAGMIDASLKNTPLNYEVIFIDDGSDDGSCEILKKICNSRTNYKLIRFRKNFGQTAAIAAGFDYATGKIIITLDSDLQNDPKDIPALLKKMDEGYDVVSGWRSKRQDNPITRNFPSAIANWIIGIATGVKLHDYGCTLKAYRREIIKDVCLYGELHRFIPALASFEGASIGEMPVKHHARIHGKSKYNLSKTWRVLLDLLTVSFLRRYQTRPLHIFGRIGLTSFFIGFVISAYLTFQKLIYHIQLANRPLLILGVLLLLTGIQLISLGIVAEMQTRTYFESQKRPIYRIKEIIGNQD
- a CDS encoding nodulation protein NfeD, which encodes MKTNINRAYFIIFLFLTTLLPQITYGSTVDVIKIDGIINPVAADFIGQAIKQASNDSAECLVIELDTPGGLVESTRLIIKDMIASDVPVVVYVMPGGARAASAGTFITIASHIAAMTPGTHIGAAHPVNMQGGEDEKSTMFKKIENDMAAYIKSMATQRGRNAEWAEKAVRESVSITAEEALKNNIIDLICKDTKELLEKINGRKVIIKEKERILNTTGASITRIEMSFQQKFFNVISDPNIAYILFLVGLVGIYFELQSPGLIFPGIAGVISLILAFFGMQTLPINYAGLALIIFGIFLFIIELYVPSYGLLTTGGVISFVLGSMMLIDTPYPFLRISLGVIIPVALAIAAIFFFVVGAVIRAHRAPVKTGYEGLIGEHGTADTDILEHGKILVHGEIWDAESDEPIKKGDEIEVTGSAGSERMVLKVRKKS
- a CDS encoding HEPN domain-containing protein — protein: MVNIKKQIDLWKAGAAEDLAAAKQLVENNKVRHGLFFAHLATEKLLKANISNKTNDLAPRIHNLARLAELGGISLNSDQQDFFAELNIFQIEGRYPELLAQPPSTKEAYKYIERTEELFQWLMNLL
- a CDS encoding nucleotidyltransferase domain-containing protein, encoding MVNESVVKIIIKYLQAVENSGINVSFGVVFGSQVKGNNDEWSDIDLIVVSPKFDGTRNRQDVTLLWKIAARIDNRIEPIPCGEKQWQEDDVSIIIEIARREGEHIDIPEAA